Proteins found in one Arachis stenosperma cultivar V10309 chromosome 8, arast.V10309.gnm1.PFL2, whole genome shotgun sequence genomic segment:
- the LOC130945889 gene encoding cation/H(+) antiporter 17-like: MAQMRRREGLQYGRDQIRREMLSRVHRADVFFLFVVLLTSSSFSAVASSLRLPLSLPPTTTPNLPTVSVTHFFLAPSTPSPLQLAMVVLNPGPLFLCFSVRGLEQIAIGSPLAVVSLLAVCLSVKAIGIALSERKARYSYASLWVLLSSLAFVVVCILAFRPMVLWMIHKTPEEQPFSETQICIVPTGVMISAFITNALRTHAVFGVFVYGLVIPNGPLAAAIIEKLEDFVCGLLLPLFFAINGLKTNLTLIKEPLDGDL, from the exons ATGGCGCAGATGCGCCGACGTGAAGGATTACAATATGGTAGGGATCAGATTAGGAGGGAGATGCTGTCGCGTGTACATAGGGCAGATGTCTTCTTCCTCTTCGTCGTTCTCTTAACTTCCTCCTCTTTCTCCGCTGTTGCAAGCTCACTGCGTCTTCCACTATCTTTACCGCCGACGACGACTCCAAACCTCCCCACTGTATCTGTTACTCACTTTTTCCTCGCGCCATCAACTCCTTCTCCTCTCCAATTGGCCATGGTGGTTTTG AACCCAGGCCCTCTCTTCCTCTGCTTTTCTGTTCGAGGCTTGGAGCAGATTGCCATCGGGTCTCCACTCGCCGTTGTCTCGCTGCTCGCTGTCTGCCTCTCCGTCAAAG CTATAGGCATTGCCTTGTCAGAGAGGAAAGCTCGTTATTCTTATGCTTCTCTCTGGGTTCTATTGTCAAGTCTTGCATTTGTTGTTGTTTGCATTCTTGCTTTTAGGCCTATGGTGTTATGGATGATACATAAAACCCCAGAGGAACAACCCTTCAGTGAAACACAGATATGCATTGTGCCTACTGGTGTTATGATATCTGCTTTTATCACTAATGCACTTAGGACACATGCTGTGTTTGGTGTATTTGTCTATGGTTTGGTTATTCCAAATGGACCACTTGCTGCTGCTATCATTGAGAAGCTTGAGGACTTTGTTTGTGGCCTTCTGCTACCTCTCTTCTTTGCTATCAATGGCCTCAAGACTAATCTCACCTTGATCAAGGAGCCACTAGATGGGGATTTGTGA